From a region of the Gossypium raimondii isolate GPD5lz chromosome 10, ASM2569854v1, whole genome shotgun sequence genome:
- the LOC105775569 gene encoding uncharacterized protein LOC105775569: MEVVEQPVLTYKISQVKAMMEQAICIGNLTLALVAAAREVFEVHQFFKDLFDIVNITSASSKRHNELQKAQAGEITRLVSINELATGTRMNQIGTLQSPDMNAQYIMGRSRNKKEDVTVEHHYPVDIFFDTIDAQLQELKSRFNEHVVNLLTLTTALDPKEFFKLFDIDKICILVNKFYREDFSQQEKERLLYELKNYELDVCKHPGFRKISTLSELCRSLVESGKSVMYPLVDRLISLILALPVSIVSSKRVFSTMNIVKTRLCSKMEDDFFKNFFCCVH; encoded by the exons atggaggttgttgagcagccAG TTTTGACATACAAAATATCCCAGGTCAAGGCTATGATGGAGCAAGCAATATGCATAGGGAATTTAACG TTAGCATTAGTTGCAGCAGCAAGAGAAGTGTTTGAAGTGCATCAATTCTTTAAAGACTTGTTTGATATTGTTAATATTACTTCTGCTTCTTCCAAACGGCACAATGAATTACAAAAAGCCCAAGCAGGTGAAATAACTCGTTTGGTATCCATCAATGAGTTAGCAACTGGAACAAGAATGAATCAAATTGGCACTTTACAAAGTCCTG ATATGAATGCTCAATACATTATGGGTCGTAGTCGCAACAAGAAGGAAGATGTTACAGTGGAGCATCATTATCCAGTGGATatattttttgatacaatagatgctcagttgcaagaattgaagaGTAGGTTTAACGAACATGTTGTCAACCTTCTCACTCTTACTACAGCTTTAGATCCCAAGGAatttttcaagttatttgatattgataaaatttgcaTTCTTGTAAACAAGTTTTATCGAGAAGATTTTTCTCAACAAGAGAAAGAACGTCTCCTATATGAGTTGAAGAATTATGAACTTGATGTATGTAAGCATCCTGGTTTTAGAAAAATATCAACACTTTCTGAACTTTGTAGAAGCTTAGTTGAGAGTGGAAAGTCAGTCATGTACCCACTCGTTGATAGATTGATTAGTCTTATATTGGCTCTTCCAGTTTCAATAGTATCCTCAAAACGTGTTTTTTCTACTATGAACATTGTGAAGACTCGACTTTGTAGCAAGATGGAAGATGATTTTTTTAAGAACTTCTTTTGTTGTGTACATTGA